A genomic segment from Spinacia oleracea cultivar Varoflay chromosome 3, BTI_SOV_V1, whole genome shotgun sequence encodes:
- the LOC130469964 gene encoding uncharacterized protein — protein sequence MVVSFSDLKLDTPLGCFFEVERQKARERVIDVESTVGTPIKDHTKKMVGLFNRLELLGDPFPNFIAAGILLNSLRLGYKKFKVLYFSKKREKTVSDLINMLHQFELDFINDKQVSLKLKSKKIKIKVWGRIQTKAASSSTPEGEVEPSKRQMKRDHSPSTA from the coding sequence ATGGTTGTTTCATTTAGCGATCTAAAGCTTGATACTCCATTGGGTTGTTTCTTTGAAGTAGAAAGACAAAAGGCGAGGGAAAGGGTTATTGATGTTGAATCTACTGTTGGAACACCAATTAAGGATCATACAAAGAAGATGGTTGGACTGTTCAATcgccttgagttacttggtgatccattcccaaaTTTCATCGCTGCTGGAATATTGTTGAATTCTCTTCGCCTTGGTTACAAGAAATTCAAGGTACTCTATTTTTctaagaaaagagaaaaaactGTTAGTGATTTAATCAACATGCTTCATCAATTCGAATTGGACTTCATAAATGATAAGCAAGTGTCACTAAAattaaagagtaagaaaatcaagattaAGGTTTGGGGGAGGATCCAAACcaaggctgcatcttcatccactccAGAAGGGGAAGTGGAACCTTCCAAGAGACAGATGAAGAGGGATCATTCTCCTTCTACGGCATAA